One window of the Candidatus Aquicultor sp. genome contains the following:
- the smc gene encoding chromosome segregation protein SMC, which yields MQLKSLTLRGFKSFADRTILRFEDGMTAIVGPNGSGKSNISEAVMWVLGEQSARSLRSGSMEDVIFAGSSARPALGMAEVSLTLSNTDGTLPIEFTEVTITRRLYRSGESDYYINNSPCRLLDIQELLSDSGLGKGLYSIIGQGRLEEILNSKPEDKRQLIEEAAGITKHKKRKDRALRKIASMDHNLQRAKDITLEIGRQLRPLKNQANKAREYQALSRQLRALDIGLAIADLKELQEEWEYVINLEGDLKEKLSSLKEDLSHKHEATEKLQLEFETKNFFSGDISEKRRKLQSVEEKLRSNINLLDEKNKNIMQRIGEVRHSTLQAEHRKNSLVDQKRWLEKERDSLQDNIDKNNASLVDTTRKIDEVHTKRLDIEASINELKAKTQSENRASDNYQTEMHRLQLSIQTNENQHSFLAKELATITKKRAELYQRIEQKKRDLEISGIELSRLEFQQNELTMLIEQHEQELNEKRNVEVELGQESAGLKARIKTLEDIMDAFPTTEDVTKSLSTLEMTNISGLIKEAIQVKPEYERAIEAVLGGDIFCVILEDSESLSNLIKSENADALNLSSFLPSDRARFKLPTNKLPLATWALDVISYKDEFKYAVSALLSHVYIVPDFETALKLQEKVDGEILVTHDGEVLLPNGKIILGAANEAIGILSYQRELHELNQTVENVESRIGMAVRAQSDIKLKISRFVQQKERVAEHLQTKRVEVSNLKQSLGEMEPESTRLTNQERSMQETIHKLQTALTQDNESILRVKQESKIQKDKVYSVQYDLEDTLKARDTHFEEESRLKVELSRMQVEIDGLVSKIAHNTKRISGINNDLVNFDSQSENEKEFLGFLEKLQGKIAPLKEAFAGLLNSVTFRHDQISEMTSFEEGTLEDLRQDLRHNQLEINKTNDAIEATVREIHEAEVKKAQLELKVTAALHKVVDEYDVPLEKALEQDFALSREEAEAEAAGLRRRIVVLGPINPIAIDEYDLLEERHKLFTEQIEDLQRSKRALMKVISVIDQKMKARFVETFEKVNEAFQAVFESLFPGGQAELIPTDPDNINESGIDIIAQPGGKRLQRLSLLSGGEKSLVALAFSFALYQTRPSPFYILDEVEAALDDMNLQRFISLVARIKDNSQVLIITHQRRTMEQSDALYGVSMQADGVSKLISQKFSEVTVGV from the coding sequence TTGCAGCTTAAATCGCTCACACTGCGAGGATTTAAATCATTTGCCGATAGAACCATTCTGCGTTTTGAGGACGGCATGACGGCTATCGTCGGCCCCAACGGCAGCGGCAAAAGCAATATCAGTGAAGCTGTAATGTGGGTACTCGGCGAACAGAGCGCGCGCTCACTGAGAAGCGGCTCGATGGAAGACGTTATCTTTGCCGGCAGCTCAGCACGCCCCGCGCTCGGTATGGCCGAAGTCTCGCTTACCCTTAGCAATACCGACGGTACACTGCCGATTGAATTTACCGAAGTAACGATCACCCGCAGGCTCTACCGCTCGGGCGAAAGCGATTACTATATCAACAATTCACCGTGTAGATTACTCGATATCCAGGAACTCCTTTCCGATTCGGGCCTCGGCAAAGGTTTGTATTCGATCATCGGCCAGGGTCGGCTCGAAGAGATTCTCAACAGTAAACCCGAAGATAAACGCCAGCTTATCGAAGAGGCGGCCGGAATAACCAAGCACAAAAAACGCAAAGACCGCGCGCTTAGAAAAATCGCTTCGATGGACCATAACTTGCAACGCGCAAAAGACATCACGCTCGAGATAGGCAGGCAGCTCAGGCCGCTTAAGAACCAGGCCAACAAAGCCCGTGAGTACCAGGCGTTAAGCCGGCAACTGCGCGCGCTCGATATCGGCCTTGCGATTGCCGATCTGAAAGAGCTTCAAGAAGAGTGGGAATACGTCATCAACCTGGAAGGCGATCTTAAAGAAAAGCTTTCCTCACTCAAGGAAGATCTTTCACATAAGCATGAAGCAACCGAGAAACTGCAGCTTGAGTTCGAGACCAAGAATTTCTTCTCCGGCGATATTAGTGAGAAGCGAAGAAAACTGCAATCGGTTGAAGAAAAACTTCGCTCGAACATTAATCTTCTGGACGAGAAGAATAAGAATATTATGCAGCGTATCGGTGAGGTCAGGCATAGCACCCTGCAGGCCGAGCACCGCAAAAACAGCCTTGTCGACCAGAAACGCTGGCTTGAAAAAGAGAGGGACTCGCTGCAGGACAATATTGATAAAAACAACGCTTCACTCGTCGATACCACTCGAAAAATCGACGAAGTGCACACAAAGCGTTTGGATATTGAGGCATCAATCAACGAGCTGAAAGCAAAAACGCAGTCTGAGAATCGCGCGTCCGACAATTACCAAACCGAGATGCATCGTCTCCAGCTCTCCATTCAAACCAATGAGAATCAACATTCATTTCTCGCAAAAGAGCTCGCAACCATCACGAAAAAGCGCGCTGAACTCTACCAGCGCATCGAGCAGAAGAAGCGCGACCTGGAGATTTCCGGTATCGAGCTGTCGCGTCTCGAGTTTCAGCAAAATGAGCTTACGATGCTCATCGAGCAACACGAGCAGGAGCTCAACGAAAAACGCAACGTAGAGGTCGAGCTGGGTCAGGAGTCTGCGGGCCTTAAAGCGCGCATTAAAACGCTCGAAGACATCATGGACGCCTTCCCGACGACTGAAGACGTAACCAAATCGCTCAGTACCCTCGAGATGACCAATATCAGCGGCCTCATAAAAGAAGCGATCCAGGTTAAGCCCGAGTACGAGCGTGCAATCGAAGCCGTTCTCGGCGGAGACATATTCTGCGTAATCCTGGAAGATTCTGAGAGCTTGAGCAATCTCATCAAGTCCGAGAATGCCGACGCCCTTAACCTGTCGTCGTTCCTGCCAAGCGACCGCGCCAGGTTTAAACTGCCGACTAACAAGCTTCCTTTGGCAACCTGGGCGCTCGATGTAATTTCATACAAAGACGAATTCAAATACGCGGTGAGCGCACTCCTCAGCCACGTGTATATCGTGCCCGATTTCGAAACGGCGCTTAAACTTCAAGAAAAGGTCGATGGCGAGATTCTGGTTACTCACGACGGGGAAGTGCTCTTGCCGAACGGTAAGATTATTCTCGGGGCCGCAAACGAAGCCATCGGTATCTTAAGCTACCAGCGTGAACTGCATGAGCTTAACCAAACCGTTGAAAATGTCGAGAGCCGTATCGGTATGGCGGTTAGGGCTCAATCGGATATAAAACTTAAGATCAGCCGATTCGTGCAGCAAAAAGAGCGCGTTGCCGAGCATCTGCAAACAAAGAGGGTCGAAGTATCCAACCTCAAGCAGTCTCTCGGTGAAATGGAGCCCGAATCGACGCGTCTAACCAACCAGGAACGCTCGATGCAGGAGACAATCCATAAGCTGCAAACGGCGCTGACGCAAGATAACGAGAGCATCCTCAGGGTTAAGCAAGAGTCGAAAATCCAGAAAGATAAGGTTTACTCGGTCCAATACGACCTGGAAGACACGCTGAAAGCCCGCGATACGCATTTCGAGGAGGAATCGCGCCTCAAGGTCGAGTTGAGCAGGATGCAGGTTGAGATCGACGGGTTAGTCAGCAAGATCGCGCATAACACCAAGCGCATCTCGGGCATTAATAATGACCTCGTTAACTTCGACAGCCAGTCCGAGAATGAAAAGGAATTTCTAGGCTTCTTAGAAAAGCTGCAAGGTAAAATCGCGCCGCTAAAAGAGGCATTCGCCGGGCTCTTGAACTCGGTTACCTTCAGGCACGACCAGATTAGCGAGATGACTTCGTTTGAAGAGGGCACGCTCGAAGATCTTCGCCAGGATCTCAGGCATAACCAGCTGGAGATCAACAAAACCAACGATGCCATCGAGGCGACGGTGCGAGAGATTCACGAGGCAGAAGTTAAGAAAGCTCAACTGGAACTTAAAGTCACAGCGGCGTTGCATAAAGTTGTTGACGAATACGACGTCCCGCTTGAGAAAGCGCTGGAGCAAGACTTTGCGTTGTCGCGGGAAGAGGCAGAAGCCGAAGCAGCGGGCTTGCGCAGGCGAATCGTAGTTCTCGGCCCGATTAACCCGATCGCAATTGACGAATATGACCTGCTGGAAGAACGCCATAAGCTCTTTACCGAACAGATCGAGGATTTACAGCGCAGTAAACGCGCGCTCATGAAAGTTATCAGTGTCATCGACCAGAAGATGAAAGCGCGCTTTGTTGAGACCTTCGAGAAGGTCAACGAAGCGTTCCAGGCGGTATTCGAGTCGCTGTTCCCGGGCGGCCAGGCCGAACTCATACCGACCGATCCCGACAACATTAACGAAAGCGGCATCGATATCATCGCGCAACCGGGCGGTAAGCGCCTGCAGCGCCTCTCGCTTCTATCCGGCGGTGAGAAATCCTTAGTTGCGCTGGCGTTCTCATTTGCGCTCTACCAGACACGCCCGAGCCCATTCTATATCCTCGATGAAGTAGAGGCGGCGCTCGACGACATGAACCTACAGCGCTTTATATCGCTTGTAGCGCGCATAAAAGATAACAGCCAGGTTCTCATAATAACCCACCAACGCCGCACTATGGAGCAATCTGATGCGCTCTACGGCGTCTCCATGCAAGCCGACGGCGTGTCGAAGCTCATCTCCCAGAAATTCAGCGAAGTCACCGTCGGGGTATAG